A region of Candidatus Neomarinimicrobiota bacterium DNA encodes the following proteins:
- the rfbB gene encoding dTDP-glucose 4,6-dehydratase: MNDRTYFVTGGCGFIGSNYIHYIFEKYDDIKVVNLDKLTYAGNPANLRDLEERKDYIFIRGDICDFEIVEEIFKKYRPNFLINFAAESHVDRSIGDPGSFIKTDMYGVYVLLENTKKYGIERFIQISTDEVYGSIEEGSFTEESPLKPSNPYAASKAGGDRLAYSYYVTYDLPVIITRASNNFGPYQYPEKLIPLFVTNALEDKPLPLYGDGKNVRDWLYVKDHCDAIEFILHNGSVGDVYNIAGRNEKQNIEITKLILKYLNKSESLIKYVEDRLGHDRRYSLNDSKLRSLGWQSKHSFEEALKYTIQWYVDNEDWWRPLKSGEFLEFYRKHYKMEL; encoded by the coding sequence ATGAATGATAGAACTTACTTTGTTACAGGTGGATGTGGTTTTATAGGAAGTAATTATATTCATTATATATTTGAAAAATATGATGATATTAAAGTGGTGAATCTTGACAAGTTGACTTATGCAGGTAATCCGGCAAATCTTAGAGATCTTGAGGAGAGAAAGGATTACATCTTTATTCGTGGCGATATATGCGATTTTGAAATTGTTGAGGAAATTTTTAAAAAATACAGACCCAATTTTCTGATTAATTTTGCTGCTGAAAGCCATGTGGATAGAAGTATAGGTGATCCAGGGAGCTTTATCAAGACCGACATGTATGGGGTATATGTTCTTCTTGAAAATACCAAAAAGTATGGTATTGAAAGATTTATTCAGATAAGCACTGATGAAGTATACGGTTCCATAGAAGAAGGATCATTTACTGAAGAGTCTCCGTTAAAACCTAGTAACCCCTACGCAGCAAGTAAGGCTGGTGGAGATAGGCTTGCATATTCATATTATGTTACTTATGACTTGCCAGTAATTATTACAAGAGCTTCAAATAACTTTGGTCCTTATCAATATCCCGAAAAGTTGATTCCTCTATTTGTAACCAATGCGTTGGAGGATAAACCATTACCTTTATATGGTGATGGTAAAAATGTCAGGGACTGGCTATATGTTAAAGATCATTGTGATGCGATAGAATTTATTTTGCATAACGGGAGTGTAGGTGATGTATATAATATTGCGGGAAGGAATGAAAAGCAGAACATAGAAATCACAAAATTAATTTTGAAATATTTAAATAAATCAGAGAGCCTTATTAAGTACGTAGAGGACAGGTTGGGTCATGATAGGAGGTACTCACTTAATGATTCGAAGCTTCGTTCGTTGGGCTGGCAGAGCAAACATAGTTTTGAGGAGGCACTAAAATATACAATCCAATGGTACGTGGATAATGAAGATTGGTGGAGACCTTTAAAAAGTGGTGAATTTCTCGAGTTTTATAGAAAGCATTATAAGATGGAGCTGTAG
- a CDS encoding UDP-glucose/GDP-mannose dehydrogenase family protein, translated as MQKIAMIGVGYVGLVSGTGLADFGNEVICADIDDEKIEKLKNGILPIYEPGLLELVKNNVEKGRLKFTTDVADAINKCQVIFIAVPTPSKDDGDVDLSYVFNVVETIANVIKDFKVIVTKSTVPVGTGEKIINMLLEKGVKRELYEIVSNPEFLREGSAVGDFMRPDRVIIGTESEKALEIMRDIYRPLYLIETPIVATDIKTAEMIKYASNAFLATKISFINEIADICEKVGADVQVVAKAMGLDGRISQKFLHAGPGFGGSCFPKDTLALTKIAERAGTRARIVEAVIEVNRLQRRRIFEKLLKFVPKLRGKTIGILGLSFKPNTDDIRESPAIDIIREIISRGGRVKAYDPKAMDEMRKLFPQVTYVSSSYDALKDADAMIILTEWNEFRNMNLKFIKSVMKKSIMIDARNIYDPATVLKEGFLYDCVGRNIEKYRSQ; from the coding sequence ATGCAAAAAATAGCAATGATTGGTGTTGGATATGTTGGCCTTGTGTCCGGAACAGGACTTGCAGACTTTGGCAATGAAGTAATTTGTGCAGATATTGATGATGAAAAGATTGAGAAATTAAAAAATGGGATTTTACCTATTTATGAACCTGGATTGTTAGAGCTTGTTAAAAATAATGTTGAAAAGGGAAGGCTTAAATTTACTACTGATGTGGCTGATGCAATCAATAAATGTCAGGTTATTTTCATAGCCGTACCCACACCCTCCAAGGATGATGGAGATGTGGATTTAAGTTATGTTTTTAACGTTGTTGAAACCATTGCAAATGTTATTAAGGATTTTAAAGTAATAGTAACTAAGAGTACAGTTCCTGTAGGAACGGGTGAAAAAATTATTAATATGCTTTTAGAAAAGGGTGTAAAACGAGAATTATATGAGATTGTATCGAATCCTGAATTTTTAAGAGAAGGTTCTGCAGTTGGAGATTTCATGCGTCCTGACAGAGTAATAATTGGGACTGAGTCAGAAAAAGCACTTGAGATAATGAGAGACATTTATCGTCCTTTGTATCTTATTGAAACACCGATTGTTGCAACTGATATAAAAACCGCAGAAATGATTAAGTATGCCTCAAATGCATTCCTTGCAACCAAAATCTCTTTCATAAATGAGATTGCCGATATTTGTGAAAAGGTAGGAGCTGATGTGCAGGTTGTTGCAAAAGCAATGGGACTGGATGGTAGGATTTCACAAAAATTTTTACATGCTGGTCCAGGTTTTGGTGGGTCGTGCTTCCCAAAGGATACACTGGCATTGACAAAGATAGCCGAAAGAGCCGGGACAAGGGCAAGAATCGTAGAGGCTGTTATTGAAGTAAACAGGTTGCAGAGGCGAAGAATATTTGAAAAATTACTCAAATTTGTTCCCAAGCTTAGAGGGAAAACTATTGGTATTCTTGGGCTATCTTTCAAACCAAATACTGATGATATAAGAGAATCTCCAGCAATTGATATAATCAGGGAAATAATTTCAAGGGGTGGAAGGGTAAAGGCTTATGATCCAAAGGCTATGGATGAGATGAGAAAGTTATTTCCTCAAGTGACTTATGTTTCTTCAAGTTATGATGCTTTAAAAGATGCTGATGCAATGATTATTTTAACTGAATGGAATGAATTCAGAAATATGAACTTGAAATTCATTAAATCAGTTATGAAAAAATCAATAATGATAGATGCTAGGAATATTTACGATCCAGCAACAGTTTTAAAGGAAGGTTTTCTATACGATTGTGTAGGGAGGAATATTGAAAAATACAGGAGTCAATAA
- the tsaD gene encoding tRNA (adenosine(37)-N6)-threonylcarbamoyltransferase complex transferase subunit TsaD, translating to MIVLGIETSCDETSVAIVDKNNVLINIVASQILHREYGGVVPEFASREHIRLIEVIARDAINGAIKDINRVDGIAATYGPGLMGALLVGLSFAKGIACTLNKSFIAVNHIEAHIMVNFLSCYDLKYPFMCLLVSGGHTMLIYVEEFRKYKLIGRSVDDAVGEAFDKGSRILGLGYPGGPIIDKLAASGIKDFYPFPRAKLKSSEFDFSFSGIKTSLLYLVKKKGMNWVKTNINHICASYQEAIIEMLLTNTIKAIEFTGVDKLVLAGGVAANSRLREMFNTELKNRGVKLYYPPLEYCTDNAAMIAYTGYEMLKRGYTSPLNISPFPNLKLGI from the coding sequence ATGATTGTTTTGGGCATAGAGACATCTTGTGATGAAACATCTGTAGCTATTGTAGATAAGAATAATGTTTTGATAAATATTGTAGCTTCTCAGATACTGCATAGGGAATATGGGGGTGTTGTACCTGAGTTTGCATCTCGAGAACATATAAGATTAATCGAAGTGATTGCAAGGGATGCAATCAATGGAGCAATTAAAGATATAAATAGAGTCGATGGAATAGCCGCAACATATGGTCCGGGGCTAATGGGAGCGTTATTGGTAGGTCTTTCTTTTGCTAAGGGGATAGCATGTACTCTAAATAAATCTTTTATTGCTGTAAATCATATTGAAGCCCATATTATGGTAAACTTTCTAAGTTGCTATGATTTAAAATACCCCTTTATGTGTCTTCTGGTGTCCGGTGGGCATACAATGCTAATATATGTTGAGGAGTTTCGTAAATATAAATTGATAGGACGTAGTGTAGATGATGCAGTGGGTGAAGCCTTTGATAAGGGTTCAAGAATTCTCGGTCTGGGCTATCCAGGTGGTCCAATAATAGATAAATTGGCAGCATCTGGTATAAAAGATTTTTATCCATTTCCAAGAGCAAAATTGAAATCATCGGAGTTTGATTTTAGCTTCAGCGGGATAAAAACCAGTCTTTTATATCTTGTTAAGAAAAAAGGAATGAATTGGGTAAAAACCAATATAAATCATATATGTGCGTCGTATCAGGAGGCTATAATTGAGATGTTATTAACCAATACAATTAAAGCTATTGAGTTTACAGGTGTAGATAAATTGGTTTTAGCAGGTGGAGTCGCTGCTAATTCCAGGTTAAGAGAGATGTTTAATACAGAATTAAAAAATAGAGGCGTGAAACTATACTATCCACCTCTTGAATATTGCACCGATAACGCAGCAATGATAGCTTATACAGGATATGAAATGTTAAAGAGAGGATATACATCACCGCTTAATATATCACCATTTCCCAATTTAAAACTTGGTATTTAA
- a CDS encoding 30S ribosomal protein S1, which produces MTDIRREREEAIEEVNPIRTEKIKSGPYEAEVKVVTLDELKKIEKKLDKEEFKIYESSLREVSDEQRLIGRVVSIGEDVVVVDVGFKTEGIVPRYEFDESDLPKIGDQIEVFVEVLEDENGQMILSKRKADFMRVWERIREIYDKGEVIEGKIEGRVKGGMVVKVMGIDAFLPGSQIDVRPVVDFDSYVGKTFKFKIVKLNEKRKNIVLSRKVLLEEDLKEKREELLSKIKVGQTLTGRVKNITDFGVFVDLGGLDGLLHITDLSWGRVNHPSEVVQLDQEIKVKVIDFDPEKQRVSLGLKQLQPHPWEGIEQKYPVGSEVKGKVVNMTNYGVFVELEKGIEGLIHVSEMSWTQHIRHPSELFKIGDEVKAKVLSIDPEERKISLGYKQLFPDPWEGIDEKFKVGGIYKGVVKKILSSGTFIELDENIDGFLSIDDISWTKKINHPREVLKRGQEVEVKILDINKDARRITVGMKQVEEDPWPTLEELYVPGAIIEAEIDRVGEQVAWVKLQFGIEGIVLLPEVITGKKTSKKLKVGDKVKLKVQDLNKEEKRIILTLVSGGRKTRKSDIADILEVKEATSKIEIPQEIIERIRKAELEQEKKASKEKAEKPKGKTRAQKEEKPEEKKKGAKTTRKKSTKKVKKESENKNKDKEDKDKKSEK; this is translated from the coding sequence ATGACGGATATTAGAAGAGAAAGAGAAGAAGCCATAGAAGAGGTAAATCCTATCAGAACTGAAAAAATAAAAAGTGGTCCATACGAGGCGGAAGTAAAAGTAGTTACACTTGATGAGTTGAAGAAAATTGAGAAAAAACTTGATAAAGAGGAGTTTAAAATATACGAAAGTAGTTTGAGGGAGGTATCGGACGAACAAAGATTGATTGGAAGGGTTGTTTCTATTGGGGAAGATGTTGTAGTCGTTGATGTAGGATTTAAGACAGAAGGTATAGTTCCAAGATATGAGTTTGACGAGAGTGATCTTCCAAAAATTGGTGACCAGATAGAAGTGTTTGTTGAAGTTCTTGAGGATGAAAATGGACAGATGATACTTTCGAAAAGAAAAGCGGATTTTATGAGGGTATGGGAGCGAATTCGTGAGATATATGATAAAGGTGAAGTGATTGAAGGTAAAATTGAAGGTAGGGTAAAGGGAGGTATGGTTGTTAAGGTTATGGGAATTGATGCATTTCTCCCGGGTTCACAGATTGACGTTCGCCCCGTTGTTGATTTTGATTCCTATGTAGGAAAGACTTTCAAGTTTAAAATTGTAAAACTGAATGAAAAGAGAAAAAATATTGTTTTAAGTAGAAAAGTACTGCTAGAAGAGGATCTTAAGGAAAAGCGTGAAGAGTTATTATCTAAAATAAAAGTTGGACAGACACTAACCGGTAGGGTAAAGAATATAACTGATTTCGGTGTTTTTGTTGATCTAGGTGGTCTTGACGGGTTGTTACATATAACTGATTTGTCCTGGGGAAGAGTAAATCATCCGAGCGAAGTTGTTCAGCTGGATCAGGAAATAAAAGTAAAAGTTATTGATTTTGATCCTGAAAAACAGAGAGTTTCTCTTGGTTTAAAACAACTTCAGCCACATCCGTGGGAAGGTATAGAGCAAAAATACCCTGTTGGATCAGAGGTAAAGGGAAAAGTTGTCAATATGACTAATTATGGTGTATTTGTTGAGCTTGAAAAAGGCATTGAGGGCTTGATACATGTTTCCGAGATGTCATGGACGCAGCATATAAGGCACCCATCTGAGCTGTTTAAGATAGGTGATGAAGTGAAAGCGAAGGTATTAAGTATTGATCCTGAAGAAAGAAAAATTTCATTGGGATATAAGCAGCTATTTCCAGATCCCTGGGAGGGAATTGATGAGAAGTTTAAAGTTGGTGGAATATATAAGGGTGTAGTTAAAAAAATTCTGTCAAGTGGTACTTTTATTGAACTGGATGAAAATATTGATGGATTCCTGTCGATCGACGATATTTCTTGGACGAAAAAGATCAATCACCCCCGTGAGGTACTAAAGAGAGGACAGGAAGTAGAAGTGAAAATTTTAGATATAAATAAAGATGCAAGAAGAATTACAGTTGGAATGAAGCAGGTCGAAGAGGATCCATGGCCAACTCTTGAAGAATTGTATGTGCCAGGGGCAATAATTGAAGCTGAGATAGATAGAGTCGGTGAGCAAGTTGCCTGGGTGAAATTGCAGTTTGGGATAGAAGGTATTGTACTATTGCCTGAAGTTATTACTGGGAAAAAAACCAGTAAAAAGTTAAAAGTTGGTGATAAGGTAAAGTTAAAAGTTCAGGATCTAAATAAAGAAGAGAAAAGAATTATTTTGACATTGGTTAGCGGGGGTAGAAAAACTAGAAAATCAGATATTGCAGATATATTGGAGGTAAAGGAAGCTACCAGTAAGATAGAGATACCACAGGAAATAATAGAGAGAATTAGGAAAGCTGAATTAGAGCAAGAGAAGAAAGCATCAAAAGAGAAAGCGGAGAAGCCTAAGGGAAAAACACGTGCACAAAAGGAAGAAAAACCTGAGGAGAAAAAGAAAGGAGCAAAGACCACCCGAAAGAAATCTACAAAGAAGGTGAAAAAAGAGTCCGAAAATAAAAATAAGGACAAAGAAGATAAGGATAAAAAATCAGAAAAATGA
- a CDS encoding (d)CMP kinase: protein MGIIVAIDGPAGAGKSTTSREVAKILGFLYIDTGAMYRAVGLKLKELGLSLSDKGKIIDIAKNSKIDFKWENGELKVFLDNRDVTIDIRTNEIGQIASAVSVIPEVRDMLVAQQREYGKKYDIVMEGRDIGTNVFPGADVKIYMEASVEERAKRRMLDYKKIGKEISMEEVIEEIKERDHRDSSRSYAPLKKAKDAIVIDTTNMSFDEQVKKIVEIIKDRCLKGGE, encoded by the coding sequence ATGGGAATCATTGTAGCTATTGATGGTCCTGCAGGAGCAGGGAAAAGTACTACATCTAGGGAAGTCGCTAAAATCTTAGGTTTTTTGTATATAGATACAGGGGCTATGTATAGAGCGGTAGGATTAAAGTTAAAAGAGTTGGGATTAAGTTTATCGGATAAAGGAAAGATTATTGATATAGCTAAAAATTCTAAGATAGATTTCAAATGGGAAAATGGAGAGCTAAAGGTTTTCCTGGATAATAGGGACGTGACTATCGATATAAGAACCAATGAAATAGGTCAGATAGCTAGTGCAGTGAGTGTAATACCTGAGGTAAGAGACATGTTGGTGGCTCAGCAACGGGAATATGGTAAAAAGTATGACATTGTGATGGAGGGTAGGGATATAGGGACTAATGTTTTTCCTGGTGCCGATGTAAAAATTTATATGGAAGCATCTGTTGAGGAAAGAGCTAAGAGACGAATGTTGGATTATAAAAAGATTGGGAAAGAAATTTCGATGGAAGAAGTTATTGAGGAAATAAAGGAAAGAGACCATAGAGATTCTTCAAGAAGTTATGCTCCCTTAAAAAAGGCAAAAGATGCTATTGTAATTGATACAACAAATATGTCATTTGATGAGCAGGTAAAAAAAATAGTGGAGATTATTAAAGATAGATGCCTAAAAGGAGGTGAATAA
- the scpB gene encoding SMC-Scp complex subunit ScpB, giving the protein MLSQTHRIVEALLFTAEEPLTEEQVRVSIGEEIDLTKVIDEIKNYYEKEGSPLTIKEVANGYRMVVRKEYDPWIRRLYQKRGQLHLTRSSLETLAIIAYKQPITKIEIDSIRGVNSDGPISSLLEKKLIEIKGRKQVPGRPLLYGTTKKFLEYFGLKSLNDLPDIKQIDEITQSALFDSDNKGK; this is encoded by the coding sequence ATGCTGTCGCAAACACATAGGATTGTCGAGGCTTTACTTTTTACGGCTGAAGAACCGCTAACGGAGGAGCAGGTAAGAGTTAGCATAGGTGAGGAGATAGATTTAACCAAAGTTATTGATGAAATTAAAAACTACTATGAGAAGGAGGGAAGCCCTCTTACTATTAAAGAGGTAGCGAATGGATACCGCATGGTGGTAAGAAAAGAATATGATCCATGGATAAGGAGATTATACCAGAAAAGAGGGCAGCTACATTTGACCAGATCATCCTTGGAAACGCTTGCTATAATAGCTTACAAGCAGCCAATTACTAAAATAGAAATTGATTCAATAAGAGGTGTTAACTCAGATGGGCCAATTAGTTCCCTTCTTGAGAAGAAATTGATTGAGATAAAGGGACGGAAACAAGTACCTGGACGTCCTTTGTTGTATGGGACCACAAAGAAATTTCTTGAGTATTTTGGTTTGAAATCTTTAAATGATTTACCAGATATAAAACAAATTGATGAGATAACACAATCAGCATTATTTGATAGTGATAATAAAGGAAAGTAA
- a CDS encoding segregation/condensation protein A, which produces MSYNIKLEVFEGPLDLLLYFIKRDEINIYDIPIAKITEEYLNYLQLMRDMNLRIAGEFILMAAVLIKIKLQMLLPSKEEIEEIEVEDPRSELVRMLEEYQKYRRAGEYLKILWEDNLKFHPVSVDKGTQGIDLDLFLSDVNLYDLAALFKRFLESMQKNTLYEIEGIKISVSDKIQQLRSFFVGKKELKFSDLRNSVENRFEIIITFLAILEMVKNGEVVLKQNKNFEDIIIKCNKEKEVDAVANT; this is translated from the coding sequence ATGTCATATAATATAAAGCTTGAAGTTTTTGAGGGACCATTAGATTTATTACTTTATTTTATCAAACGTGATGAAATAAATATCTATGATATACCAATAGCAAAAATCACAGAGGAATACCTCAATTATCTTCAACTTATGCGTGATATGAATCTGCGTATTGCCGGAGAGTTTATATTAATGGCTGCAGTTTTAATTAAGATAAAATTACAAATGTTGTTACCGAGCAAAGAAGAAATTGAAGAAATAGAAGTCGAGGATCCCAGGTCTGAACTTGTTCGAATGCTGGAAGAGTATCAGAAATATAGAAGGGCAGGAGAGTATTTGAAAATACTGTGGGAGGATAACTTAAAATTTCATCCTGTATCTGTTGATAAGGGAACTCAGGGGATAGACCTTGATTTATTTTTATCAGATGTTAATTTATATGATCTTGCTGCCCTTTTTAAGAGATTTTTAGAGTCAATGCAGAAAAACACACTTTATGAAATTGAAGGTATAAAAATAAGTGTATCTGATAAAATCCAGCAACTGAGAAGCTTCTTTGTTGGAAAGAAAGAATTAAAATTTAGTGATTTGAGAAATAGTGTTGAGAATAGATTTGAAATAATTATCACATTTCTTGCCATACTGGAAATGGTTAAAAATGGTGAGGTTGTGTTAAAGCAGAATAAAAATTTTGAGGATATAATTATAAAGTGTAATAAGGAAAAAGAGGTAGATGCTGTCGCAAACACATAG
- the trpS gene encoding tryptophan--tRNA ligase has translation MGKGGKKKKRILSGMRPTGKMHLGNYVGALENWVRLQGEYENFHLIADYHVLTTNPDTSEIFNNTIEMVIDWIAVGINPKVSPIFRQSKIKEHSELFLIFSMLITTARLERNPTLKEQIRDLELETITYGHLGYPVLQAADILIYKGEVVPVGEDQVPHIEITREIAKKFNSTYGVVFPLPEAKLTETARLPGLDGQKMSKSVGNTILLSDDYEEVKRKMKTAFTDPQKIRLGDPGRPWLCLVYTYHKKFNKENAEDIYNGCTSGKLGCVECKMKIAEAINKEIAPYRDKRKELEKDKNFIIDIIVDGEKKAREVAENTMNEVRSAMKLG, from the coding sequence ATGGGTAAAGGAGGAAAGAAGAAAAAAAGAATTCTTAGCGGAATGAGACCAACTGGGAAAATGCATCTGGGGAATTATGTAGGGGCGCTTGAAAATTGGGTGAGATTGCAGGGAGAATATGAAAATTTTCACTTGATTGCTGATTATCACGTACTTACAACGAATCCTGATACCAGCGAAATCTTTAATAATACTATTGAGATGGTAATTGACTGGATAGCGGTTGGGATTAACCCCAAGGTCAGTCCGATTTTCCGTCAAAGCAAAATAAAAGAGCATTCTGAGTTATTTCTTATATTTTCCATGTTAATAACGACTGCCAGGCTGGAAAGGAATCCTACTTTAAAAGAGCAGATAAGAGACCTTGAACTTGAAACTATTACCTATGGTCATCTTGGTTATCCTGTACTGCAGGCGGCAGATATTTTAATATATAAGGGTGAGGTGGTACCGGTTGGTGAAGATCAGGTTCCACATATTGAAATTACAAGGGAAATAGCAAAGAAATTCAATTCTACTTATGGGGTTGTATTTCCACTTCCAGAGGCGAAGTTGACTGAGACAGCAAGATTGCCAGGTCTGGACGGACAGAAAATGAGTAAATCAGTGGGGAATACAATTTTACTTTCTGATGATTATGAAGAGGTCAAGAGGAAAATGAAAACTGCATTTACTGATCCTCAGAAAATTCGACTTGGAGATCCAGGTAGACCATGGTTGTGTCTTGTTTACACTTACCATAAGAAATTTAATAAGGAAAATGCAGAAGATATATATAATGGATGCACAAGTGGTAAACTTGGGTGTGTCGAATGTAAGATGAAGATAGCAGAGGCAATAAATAAAGAAATTGCTCCATATAGGGATAAAAGAAAAGAACTCGAAAAAGATAAAAATTTTATCATAGATATAATAGTTGATGGAGAGAAAAAGGCGAGAGAAGTGGCAGAAAATACGATGAATGAAGTTAGAAGTGCAATGAAACTTGGATAG